Proteins from a genomic interval of Quercus lobata isolate SW786 chromosome 11, ValleyOak3.0 Primary Assembly, whole genome shotgun sequence:
- the LOC115966285 gene encoding AAA-ATPase At3g50940-like produces MFTLMEVLKLLAPWFTAAVVVVLTPMVKDLIPQAVSSYLFSIYQDYFYSRLTYINIEEYGDFTRDQIYEAATIYLRQKINDSPKPKRFRCKKAIKQDKPICDIANEEEVIDNFRDIRLGWKLRVEGTGHYGQLQPPPDKNFFELTFDKRFKKDVVESYIPYVIARAEEIIREEKGIKLYSPNCSHGKALPTGQEWSCTILEHPATFDKLAMSPERKRSLKDDLDRFVTRKEWYKKVGRAWKRGYLIYGPPGTGKSTLIAAMANHLNFDIYFFDISNVTSDSVLRQILLTISNRSMIVFEDIDCAQLGKRGEEKKDPYYHQYTLSGLLNAMDGLWSSCGEEQIIVFTTNHKDLLDRLDPALFRPGRIDMHVPMSYCTMDEFKMLASTYLDFNEDHRLYGQIEGLFANARVTPAEIAEEFSRTEDADAALEAVVEYLKQKKIAEESSRTEEQKKIAEESSRTEDPDAALEAVVEYLKQKKIAEESSRTEDPDAALEAVVIAEES; encoded by the exons ATGTTTACTCTCATGGAGGTGCTTAAATTATTGGCACCATGGTTCACAGCTGCTGTTGTGGTTGTACTAACTCCCATGGTAAAAGATCTCATACCACAAGCAGTCAGCAGTTATCTCTTCTCAATCTATCAAGATTATTTCTATTCTCGACTCACTTACATCAAtattgaagagtatggtgatTTCACTCGCGATCAAATCTATGAAGCTGCCACAATCTACCTAAGACAGAAGATTAATGATTCACCAAAACCAAAACGTTTCAGATGTAAAAAAGCAATTAAACAAGATAAACCAATTTGTGATATTGCGAACGAGGAAGAGGTTATTGATAACTTCAGAGACATTAGGCTCGGATGGAAGTTACGTGTAGAAGGAACTGGGCACTACGGCCAACTCCAACCTCCTCCTGATAAGAATTTTTTTGAGCTTACCTTTGATAAGAGATTCAAAAAGGATGTGGTAGAGTCTTATATACCTTATGTAATAGCTCGTGCTGAGGAAAtaataagagaagaaaagggGATAAAGCTTTATAGCCCTAATTGTAGCCATGGTAAGGCTCTTCCAACTGGTCAAGAATGGAGTTGTACTATTCTTGAACATCCAGCTACATTTGATAAGTTGGCAATGAGCCCAGAGCGGAAGAGGAGTCTCAAAGATGATCTTGACAGGTTTGTTACAAGAAAGGAGTGGTACAAGAAAGTTGGCAGAGCATGGAAACGAGGGTATTTGATTTACGGCCCTCCAGGTACCGGTAAATCAACCTTGATTGCTGCCATGGCTAATCACCTCAACTTTGATATCTATTTTTTCGACATTTCAAATGTAACGTCAGATTCAGTGTTGAGACAAATACTGCTTACAATATCTAATCGTTCAATGATAGTATTTGAGGATATAGATTGTGCACAGTTGGGAAAAAGAGGGGAAGAAAAAAAGGATCCTTATTACCATCAG TACACACTTTCAGGTTTATTGAATGCCATGGATGGATTATGGTCGAGCTGTGGAGAAGAGCAAATTATTGTGTTCACCACCAATCATAAGGACCTACTTGACCGGCTTGATCCTGCTTTGTTTCGCCCAGGCCGCATAGATATGCACGTGCCCATGTCATATTGCACCATGGATGAGTTCAAGATGTTGGCTTCTACTTATCTTGATTTCAATGAAGACCACAGACTCTATGGACAGATTGAAGGATTGTTTGCGAATGCACGGGTTACCCCAGCTGAAATTGCTGAGGAATTTTCAAGGACTGAAGATGCCGATGCTGCACTTGAAGCAGTTGTCGAAtatctcaaacaaaaaaagattgcTGAGGAATCTTCAAGGactgaagaacaaaaaaagattgCTGAGGAATCTTCAAGGACTGAAGATCCCGATGCTGCTCTTGAAGCAG TTGTCGAAtatctcaaacaaaaaaagattgcTGAGGAATCTTCAAGGACTGAAGATCCCGATGCTGCTCTTGAAGCAGTTGTGATTGCTGAGGAATCTTGA